The DNA region GTTCAACGCCGCCCACCAGGGCAAGATCGAGGTCAAGGCGCAGTTCCAGGGCAAGTACGACGAGCTGGTCACCAAGTACAAGGCCGCGGTGCAGCAGAAGGGCACCCCCGCCCTGGTGCAGGTCTACGACATCGGCACCCGGTTCATGATCGACTCCAGGCAGACCGTCCCCGTCCAGGCCTTCGCCGACAAGGACGGCTACTCGCTGGACGACCTCGACCCCAACATCCGCAACTACTACTCGGCCGGCGGCAAGCTGGTCTCGATGCCGTTCAACTCCTCGATGCCGCTGCTCTACCTGAACACCGACGCCTTCAAGGAGGCCGGCCTCGACCCGGCGCAGCCGCCCAGGGACCTCAACGAGCTGGCCGACCTGGCCAAGAAGCTCACCAAGAAGGACGCCGACGGCAAGACCGTCCGCTACGGCTTCGGCGCGGCGATCTACGGCTGGTTCGTCGAGGAGCTGATCGCCGAGTCCGGCACCATGTACTGCGACAACGACAACGGCCGTGGCAACAAGGCGGGCAAGGCCGTGTTCGACTCCGCGCAGGGCGCGCAGATCGTCCAGTGGTGGGCGGACCTGGTCAAGGGCGGCTACGCGGCCAACACCGGCCGGGTCACCGACGACGCCCAGGGCGCCTTCAAGTCCGGCACGGTCGCGATGCACCTGGAGTCCACCGGTGTGCTGCGCGGCTACACCGAGGCCGCCAAGTTCACCGTCGGCACTGCGGCCTTCCCCAAGGTCACCGCCGCCGACCAGGGCGGCCCGGTGATCGGCGGCGCCTCGCTGTGGATCAGCGGCCCCGGCCACTCGGACGCCGAGAAGCGCGCCGCCTGGGAGTTCGAGAAGTTCCTGACCGGCCCCGCGCAGCAGGCCGCCTGGCACACCGGCACCGGATACTTCCCGGTGAACCGGAAGGCCCTGGACGACCCCGAGGACAAGGAGTGGGTGGCCAAGTACCCGCAGTTCCAGACCGCCATCGACCAGCTGAAGGCCACCAAGCCCACCCCGGCCACCGCCGGCTGCCTGCTCGGCGTGATGCCGCAGGCCCGCAAGGGCGTGGAGACCGCCATCGAGCAGACCATCGCCGGTGGCAAGACCGCCCAGCAGGCGCTCGCCGACGCGGCCAAGGAGCTCCAGCCCGCGATCGAGAGCTACAACAGCTCGGTCGGCTGACGCCCCGCTCCCCGCACGACGGACGGCCCGCCCGGCGCACCACGCGCCCGGCGGGCCGTCGCCGTCGCGCCGGGAGTGCCGGGAGCGCCGTCAGGCCGAGAGCGCCTCGCCGTCCTCCGGCAGCGCGCACGCGCCCGCCAGCTCGTCCAGCGACAGCCCGAGCGCGTAGGCCAGCGCCGCGATGGTGAAGAACGACGGCGTCGGCGCCCGGCCCGTCTCGATCTTCCGCAGCGTCTCCGCCGAGACACCGGCCACCGCCGCCACCTCGACCATGCTGCGCTCACCACGCGCCTCACGCAGCAGCGCCCCGAAGCGCTCCCCACGCTCGCGCTCCCACGGGGTCAGCGGAGTCCTCACCATGCCGTCGAGTCTAGGCCCTGCCCGTCCTCTCGAGGTTAGCTCCCTCGACCGTGATACAAATACCGGTATAAGAATTGGATTCAGGGGAGTGATTCACCATGGTCGAACTCAAGTCGGACGCCGCCCTCGCCGCGATGCGCGAAGCCGGGCGGGTGGTCGCCAACGCGCTGGCGGCCGTACAGCGGGAGGCCGCGGTGGGCGTCAGCCTGCTGGACCTGGACGAGGTGGCGCGGGGCGTCCTCGCCGCCGCCGGGGCGAGCTCGCCGTTCCTCGGCTACCGCCCGTCCTTCGCGCCCGTGCCCTTCCCCGCCGTCATCTGCGCCTCCGTCAACGACGCCGTCGTGCACGGCATCCCGACCGGCTACCGGCTGCGCGACGGCGACCTGGTGAGCATCGACTGCGGCGCCGTCCTGGACGGCTGGTGCGGCGACTCCGCCGTCAGCTTCACCGTCGGCGCCGCCCGCCCCGAGGACGACGAGCTGATCGCCGCCACCCGGCGCGCCCTGGAGGCCGGGATCGCCGCCGCCGTGGTCGGCAACCGGATCGGCGACATCGCCCACGCCATCGGCAAGGCCGCCCGGGCCCGGCGGTACGGGCTGCTCGACGGCTACGGCGGGCACGGCATCGGCCGCCGGATGCACGAGGACCCGCACGTGCCCAACGAGGGCCGCCCGGGCCGGGGTTACCCGCTGCGCCCGGGCCTGGTGCTGGCCATCGAGCCGATGCTGACGGCCGGCGGCCGCGACGACTACGACACCGACCCCGACGGCTGGACCCTGCGCACCACCGACGGCACCCGCGCCGCCCACGTCGAGCACACCGTCGCCATCACCGAGGACGGCCCGCGGATCCTCACCCTGCCGTAGGTGACGGACGCCACGCGGTGCCCCTCCGTCCGGCCGGAGTACCGTCCGGTGCCCGCCAGGGCCTGCCCTACGCGTGCCGGTGCCGCCCGACGGGGGCCGGCGCCGGGCGGGGGTGGTCGGCGGCGGCGATCAGGGCGGCCAGCCCGGTGGTCACCGGCACCGCGGCGACCAGCCCGATGCTGCCGACCAGGGTGCGGGCGATCTCCTCCGCGACCAGTTCGCTGGTGGCCACCGACACCACGGTCCGGTGCGCGACGGAGAACAGCAGGAGCAGCGGCAGCGCCGCGCCCGCGTACGCGAGGACCAGGGTGTTGACGGTCGAGGCGATGTGGTCGCGGCCGATCCGCATGCCCGTCCGGTACAGCCGGCCGGCGCCCATCGTCGGGTCGGCCTCGTGCAGTTCCCAGATCGCCGAGGTCTGGGTGACCGTCACGTCGAACAGCACGCCGAGCGAGCCGATCACGAACCCGGCCAGCAGCAGGCCGCGGATCTCGATGCCGGGGTAGAGGTCGTGGATGAGTCCGGTCTCCTCCGAGGTGTTCCCGGTCAGGTGCGCCCAGGCGGAGAAGACCAGGCTCAGCACCCCGATCAGCACCAGGGACACCAGTGTTCCGAGCACCGCCACCGAGGTGCGGGCGGACAGCCCGTGGCACAGGTAGAGGGCGATCAGCATGATCGCGCTGGCGCCGACGATCGCCACCAGCAGCGGGTCCGAACCGCGCAGGATGGCGGGGAGGATGAACAGCGACAGCACGGCGAAGCTGATCGCCAGCGCGATCAGCGCGGCCACCCCGCGCCAGCGCCCGATCACCACCACGACGACCGCGAACAGCCCGGCCAGCACGCCCATCGGCAGGTTCCGGTCCACGTCCACCACGCTGTACTGGAGGTCCGCGGGGGCGTCCGGCGCGTACGCCAGGACGACCCGCTCGCCGACCCCGTACTGCCGGGGTTCGTCGGGGTGGACGACCACGGTGAAGACACGGCCGCGGTCCGGGCCGTCGGTCACCTCGACGGTGTCCTGCCGACAGGTCCCCTGGTCGGCGGGGTTGACATCGGCGCAGGGCAGTTCCCGGACCGTCGTGACCCGACCGTGCCGGATCTGCTGGTCGAAGCCGACCCCGGTGTGCTGGTGGGCGGGGACGCCGTCCGGCCAGAGCACCACCAGGCCGACCACGACGGCCACCGCGAACGGGATCAGCACGGCCGCGATCACCCTGCGCAGATGCGCGGAGACCGGCGCGGCCGGCCCGTGGGCATGCGAGTGCCCCACCGGCGCGGAGTGCGCCTCGTGACCATCGCCGTGCTCCGGCCCGTTCCCGTTCCCGTCGTCCGGTGTCCCTGCGTCCACCTCACGCCTCCTCAGCTCTCCCGTGCGGCACCCGAAATCATCGACGCCCGGTGCTCCGTCACCCCGCAGGGCACGCGCCGTCGGCGTGCCGCGAGCGGGGCGCAGGGTGCACCCCGGGCCGGGGGATTACCCCACCCGTCATCGTGCGGCTGCCCGCATGGGCCCAAGTCCAGCGCCGCAGCAGACTCTTGGGCATGTCAAAGCTCACCGGTACCACCCTCGCCGCGCTGGCCGTCACCGTGCTCAGCGCCCTGCCCGCTGCCGCCGCCCCGGAGCACCACGGCGACGACGGCCTCAACTGGTCCGCCTGCCAGGGCCAGGTTGACCCCCGTCAGCAGTGCGCCTCCGTCACCGTCCCCCTGGACTACAACGACCCGGACGGGCAACAGATCACGCTCGCGATCTCCCGCATCCCCGCCGCCGAGTCCGGCCTGCGCCACGGCGTCCTGCTGACCGTTCCCGGTGGGCCGGGCGGCTCCGGGCTCAACCTCCCCAGCAGTGCGGCCAAGCGCCTCCCGCCGTCCGTCCGGGACCGGTTCGACCTGGTCGGCTTCGACCCGCGCGGCGCCGGCCGTTCCACGCCGGTCAGTTGCGGTCTGGACCACGCCGACCTGGCCATGGTCAACCTGCGCCCCTGGCCCGCCGCCGACGGCTCGATCGACGGGAACATCGCGACCGAACGGCGGATCGCCGAAACCTGTGCCCGCAACGGCGGCCCGGTGCTGCGCAGCATCTCCAGCGCCAACGAGGCCCGCGACATCGACCGCATCCGCCAGGCCCTGGGCGAGCGCCGACTCTCCGCCTGGGCCACCTCGTACGGCACCTACCCGGGCGCCGTCTACGCCACCATGTTCCCCCGGCACACCGACCGGATCGTGCTGGACAGCAACGACGACCCGGACCCGTCCCGGGTCGGCCGGGGCTGGTTGGCCGCTTTCGACCAGGGCGCCGAGGACCGTTTCCCCGACTTCGCCAAGTGGGCCTCGGCGCCGGACAATCCGGACCGGGTCGCGGACACCCCCGAGCAGGTGCGCCCGCTCTTCCTCGACCTCGCCGCCCGCCTGGACCACTCGCCGCTGCCCTGGCCGGGCGCCAACCCGGCCGAGCTGAACGGCAACGTACTGCGCGAGACCATGCTGGAGAGCCTGTACGCGGACGCCAGGTTCCCCGATCTGGCCCGCCTGATGCTGGCCGGCCTCGGCCGCCGCCCGTTGCCCGCTCCGGTCCTGCCGCCCGAGCAGGCGCTGCAGAACACCACCGCCGTCTCCGTCGCCACCCTCTGCAACGACGTCAGCTGGCCCTCGGACCCGACCGGTTACGCCGAGGACGTCGCCGCCGACCGCGCCGCCCATCCGCTCACCGCCGGCTTGCCGGTGAACGTGATGCCCTGCGCCTTCTGGCCGTTCAAGCCCGCCGAGCCGCCGGTGCGGGTGACCGACCGCGGCCCGGCGAACGTCCTGCTGGCTCAGAACCTGCGCGATCCGGCCACCCCGTACCGGGGCGCGCTCAAGCTCCGCGCCGCCTTCGGCGACCGCGCCCGGATGGTCACCTTCGACTCCGGCGGCCACGACGCCTACCTGGCGAACGGGAACGCCTGCGGCGACGCGGCGGTGACGGACTTCCTGGTGACGGGCCGTCGTCCGGCCGAGGACGTGTTCTGCCCGGCCGACTGACGTCCAGCTGGTCACACGGGGGAGACAACGGGCTGTAGGCGAACGGCCCTTGTCCCTTCGTGGACCTCCATTCGATCCCCGCACATGAGTCGAACCTGTCGCGATTTTGTGACAATAGTTCGCCAACCTGCCCCCCATCGTGGGGATTCGCGGCCGTAATGTTCGAACTATGTCACCGAAGAGCCGCCGTGCCGGCATACCTGCCCCGGACCCGGGCGACACCTGGGTGCCACGCCCCCGGCGCCGCGAGACCCCGCTCGGAATCCTGCGCCATGCGGCCACCTTCCTCGGCTCCAGCGTGCTCGGCGGCGTCCTGCTGGCGGGCCTGATCCTCCCGGCTGCCGGCGCGGTCGGCCTCGGGGCGAAGAACGGCGCCGAAGGCTTCGAGAGCATCCCCGACGACTTCAAGACCCCGCCGCTCACCCAGGCCACCCAGATCTACGACGCCAAGGGCGGCCTGATCGCCAAGGTCTACGAGCGCGACCGCACCGTGCTGACCGCCGAACAGATGTCACCGCTGATCCGCAAGGCCCAGGTGGACATCGAGGACGCGCGCTTCTACGAACACGGCGCGGTGGACCTCAAGGGCATCCTGCGGGCGATCACCAAGAACGCCGAGAGCGGCACCGCCGTGCAGGGTGCCTCCACCCTCACCCAGCAGTACGTGAAGAACGTCAACGTCGAGATGGCCGGCGATGATCCGGTGGCGGTGCGCGAGGCCCAGCGCAAGACCCTCGGCCGCAAGATCCAGGAACTCCGGTACGCCATCAAGCTGGAGGAGGACCTCCCGAAGGAGCAGATCCTCACCAACTACCTGAACATCACCTTCTACGGCCACCAGGCGTACGGCATCCAGGCAGCCTCCCAGCGCTACTTCAGCAAGGACGCCAAGGACCTCACCCTCCCCGAGGCGGCGATGCTCGCCGGGCTGGTGCAGAACCCGTCCCAGTACGACCCGAAGCTGCACCCGGTGGCCGCGCAGAAGCGCCGGGACACCGTCATCGACAAGATGCTGGAGAACAAGCACATCACCGCCGAGCAGGCCAAGGCGGCCAAGGCCGCCCCGCTCGGCCTCGACTACCGCGACCCGCAGAACGGTTGCATCACCGCCCAGGCCGGCATGGGGTTCTTCTGCGACTACGTGCGGCACGTCGTCAAGCAGGACCCGACGTTCGGCAAGACCGCCGCCGAGCGCAAGAAGCTCTGGGACACCGGCGGGCTGAACATCTACACCACCCTCGACCCGGACAAGCAGGCCGCCGCGCAGAACGCCGTCTCCACCAAGGTGTACGTCACCGACCCGGTCTCGGCGGCGATGACGATGGTCGAGCCGGGCACCGGCAAGATCCTCGCGATGGCCCAGACCCGCCCGTACGGCCTGGCGAAGGAGAAGAACCAGACCGTCGTCAACCTCAACGTGGACGCGGCGATGGGCGGCGGCATCGGCTTCCAGCCCGGCTCCAACTTCAAGCCGATCGTGGCCGCCGCCGCCCTGGAGGCCGGTCTGCCGCCCACCCAGCAGTACGACTCGCCGAACCGGATGGACTGGCCGACGATGAAGACCTGCGACGGCACCTGGAAGAACCTCAACAAGGGCAAGAAGGAGGGGGTCATCCCCAACGAGAGCCCGCGGGAGAAGGGCCCGTACGACCTCAAGGAGGCGATGGCCCTCTCCGTCAACACCTACTTCGTGCAGATGGAGCAGGAGATCGGGCTCTGCGCCGTCAAGCAGATGGCCGACAAGCTGGGCGTGACCGGCAAGGCCAGCGGCGACCCGCTCCAGGAGGTGCCGGCCCTCGGCCTCGGCACCCAGGAGGTCAGCCCGCTGACCATGGCCGACGTCTACGCGACCTTCGCCGCCCGGGGCAACTACTGCGCACCGCTGGCGATCAACCGGATCACCACGGTGGACGGCAAGGACGTCCCGGTGACCCCGGTCCGCTGCAACCAGGTGATGTCCCAGGACACCGCCGACGTGATCAACAGCGTGCTGCTCGGAGTGACCGAGAAGGGCGGCACCGCCCGCGACCTGCGACTGGACGACGACCGCCAGATCGCCGGCAAGACCGGCACCTCGGACGAGAAGAAGTCCGCCTGGTTCACCGGCTACACCGGCAACCTGGTCGGCTCGGTGTGGCTGGGCAGCCCGGGCACCAAGGTGCCGATGCGCAACATCCGGATCGGCGGCGAGTACCAGCCCGAGGTGTTCGGGGCGACCGGCCCGGGGCCGATCTGGCAGAAGGCGATGAGCGACGCCGTCCGCACCATGCCGGACAAGGAGTTCACCACCGTCTACATCCCGGACCCGGTCAGGCACGACCAGGGCTGCGGTACCCCCGGCAGCCCGCCCGGCACGGCCACCTGCACCGGATCGCCCACCCCGGGCAGCACCGGCAGGCCGCGCGCCACCAACCCGTCCACCGGCGGCCCGACCGGCCGCTACGCCCCGACCACCCCGCCGGACCGCTCGGACCCCTCGGACCCCTCGGACCCCTCGGGCCAGTGAGGGCCTGCACGGCCGCCGGCCCCGCATGAGTACCCGTACTCATGCGGGGCCGCGCCCCGTCGGCGGACGATGGACGCCATGCCGCACAGCTTCCCCGGCGTCCCCGCCGTCCGCTGGCCCTCGACCGGCTACCTGGCGGTCTGCCTGCTGCTCATCCCGGCCGCCGCCCGCGAACTGCGGGCCGGCGTCGCGGCCGCCC from Kitasatospora cathayae includes:
- a CDS encoding transglycosylase domain-containing protein: MSPKSRRAGIPAPDPGDTWVPRPRRRETPLGILRHAATFLGSSVLGGVLLAGLILPAAGAVGLGAKNGAEGFESIPDDFKTPPLTQATQIYDAKGGLIAKVYERDRTVLTAEQMSPLIRKAQVDIEDARFYEHGAVDLKGILRAITKNAESGTAVQGASTLTQQYVKNVNVEMAGDDPVAVREAQRKTLGRKIQELRYAIKLEEDLPKEQILTNYLNITFYGHQAYGIQAASQRYFSKDAKDLTLPEAAMLAGLVQNPSQYDPKLHPVAAQKRRDTVIDKMLENKHITAEQAKAAKAAPLGLDYRDPQNGCITAQAGMGFFCDYVRHVVKQDPTFGKTAAERKKLWDTGGLNIYTTLDPDKQAAAQNAVSTKVYVTDPVSAAMTMVEPGTGKILAMAQTRPYGLAKEKNQTVVNLNVDAAMGGGIGFQPGSNFKPIVAAAALEAGLPPTQQYDSPNRMDWPTMKTCDGTWKNLNKGKKEGVIPNESPREKGPYDLKEAMALSVNTYFVQMEQEIGLCAVKQMADKLGVTGKASGDPLQEVPALGLGTQEVSPLTMADVYATFAARGNYCAPLAINRITTVDGKDVPVTPVRCNQVMSQDTADVINSVLLGVTEKGGTARDLRLDDDRQIAGKTGTSDEKKSAWFTGYTGNLVGSVWLGSPGTKVPMRNIRIGGEYQPEVFGATGPGPIWQKAMSDAVRTMPDKEFTTVYIPDPVRHDQGCGTPGSPPGTATCTGSPTPGSTGRPRATNPSTGGPTGRYAPTTPPDRSDPSDPSDPSGQ
- a CDS encoding alpha/beta hydrolase gives rise to the protein MSKLTGTTLAALAVTVLSALPAAAAPEHHGDDGLNWSACQGQVDPRQQCASVTVPLDYNDPDGQQITLAISRIPAAESGLRHGVLLTVPGGPGGSGLNLPSSAAKRLPPSVRDRFDLVGFDPRGAGRSTPVSCGLDHADLAMVNLRPWPAADGSIDGNIATERRIAETCARNGGPVLRSISSANEARDIDRIRQALGERRLSAWATSYGTYPGAVYATMFPRHTDRIVLDSNDDPDPSRVGRGWLAAFDQGAEDRFPDFAKWASAPDNPDRVADTPEQVRPLFLDLAARLDHSPLPWPGANPAELNGNVLRETMLESLYADARFPDLARLMLAGLGRRPLPAPVLPPEQALQNTTAVSVATLCNDVSWPSDPTGYAEDVAADRAAHPLTAGLPVNVMPCAFWPFKPAEPPVRVTDRGPANVLLAQNLRDPATPYRGALKLRAAFGDRARMVTFDSGGHDAYLANGNACGDAAVTDFLVTGRRPAEDVFCPAD
- a CDS encoding helix-turn-helix domain-containing protein translates to MVRTPLTPWERERGERFGALLREARGERSMVEVAAVAGVSAETLRKIETGRAPTPSFFTIAALAYALGLSLDELAGACALPEDGEALSA
- the map gene encoding type I methionyl aminopeptidase, yielding MVELKSDAALAAMREAGRVVANALAAVQREAAVGVSLLDLDEVARGVLAAAGASSPFLGYRPSFAPVPFPAVICASVNDAVVHGIPTGYRLRDGDLVSIDCGAVLDGWCGDSAVSFTVGAARPEDDELIAATRRALEAGIAAAVVGNRIGDIAHAIGKAARARRYGLLDGYGGHGIGRRMHEDPHVPNEGRPGRGYPLRPGLVLAIEPMLTAGGRDDYDTDPDGWTLRTTDGTRAAHVEHTVAITEDGPRILTLP
- a CDS encoding ABC transporter substrate-binding protein produces the protein MKKSARALAALLVAGLSLTACGSGDSGSGSGGSADAGAPGAQALDQASGVTTVEFWHSMTGKNADVLNGLVSQFNAAHQGKIEVKAQFQGKYDELVTKYKAAVQQKGTPALVQVYDIGTRFMIDSRQTVPVQAFADKDGYSLDDLDPNIRNYYSAGGKLVSMPFNSSMPLLYLNTDAFKEAGLDPAQPPRDLNELADLAKKLTKKDADGKTVRYGFGAAIYGWFVEELIAESGTMYCDNDNGRGNKAGKAVFDSAQGAQIVQWWADLVKGGYAANTGRVTDDAQGAFKSGTVAMHLESTGVLRGYTEAAKFTVGTAAFPKVTAADQGGPVIGGASLWISGPGHSDAEKRAAWEFEKFLTGPAQQAAWHTGTGYFPVNRKALDDPEDKEWVAKYPQFQTAIDQLKATKPTPATAGCLLGVMPQARKGVETAIEQTIAGGKTAQQALADAAKELQPAIESYNSSVG
- a CDS encoding YibE/F family protein, producing the protein MDAGTPDDGNGNGPEHGDGHEAHSAPVGHSHAHGPAAPVSAHLRRVIAAVLIPFAVAVVVGLVVLWPDGVPAHQHTGVGFDQQIRHGRVTTVRELPCADVNPADQGTCRQDTVEVTDGPDRGRVFTVVVHPDEPRQYGVGERVVLAYAPDAPADLQYSVVDVDRNLPMGVLAGLFAVVVVVIGRWRGVAALIALAISFAVLSLFILPAILRGSDPLLVAIVGASAIMLIALYLCHGLSARTSVAVLGTLVSLVLIGVLSLVFSAWAHLTGNTSEETGLIHDLYPGIEIRGLLLAGFVIGSLGVLFDVTVTQTSAIWELHEADPTMGAGRLYRTGMRIGRDHIASTVNTLVLAYAGAALPLLLLFSVAHRTVVSVATSELVAEEIARTLVGSIGLVAAVPVTTGLAALIAAADHPRPAPAPVGRHRHA